One genomic segment of Natrononativus amylolyticus includes these proteins:
- a CDS encoding OapC/ArvC family zinc-ribbon domain-containing protein has translation MPHQCTTCGRTFPDGSKEMLSGCPDCGGNKFQFTPAGASDDAGDSGEIEGDEDRSAADRSVADRSVTEQVDRPTATSVEEEAPASSDTDASHSSVGPGDRAVDRAEPDRAVARSSETGFAEWPETARPPEDRESTPESAADVATTTTEVSPPIRSPSPDSSRPSTETQEDEAQRSPEPDDRTDGEDSAQADARSEVVSPEELPSDQEGSERPPNHGRVVSEPSGEEQSLEDLREELNDQFESIKIVSPGQYELNLMELYDREEYIVSLQEDGRYVINVPDSWRDGSE, from the coding sequence ATGCCCCACCAGTGTACGACCTGCGGTCGCACGTTTCCCGACGGCTCGAAGGAGATGCTGTCGGGGTGTCCGGACTGCGGCGGGAACAAGTTCCAGTTCACCCCCGCGGGCGCTTCGGACGACGCGGGCGACAGCGGCGAGATCGAAGGTGACGAGGACCGATCCGCCGCCGACCGCTCCGTCGCCGACCGATCCGTCACGGAACAGGTCGATCGACCGACGGCGACGTCCGTCGAGGAGGAGGCACCCGCCTCGTCCGACACCGACGCCTCACACTCGAGTGTCGGCCCCGGCGACCGGGCTGTAGATCGGGCCGAACCGGATCGAGCAGTCGCGCGCTCGAGCGAGACGGGGTTCGCCGAGTGGCCGGAGACCGCACGCCCCCCGGAGGACCGCGAGTCGACACCGGAGTCGGCTGCCGACGTCGCGACAACGACGACCGAGGTGTCGCCCCCGATCCGCTCGCCGTCGCCGGACTCGAGTCGGCCGTCGACCGAGACGCAGGAGGACGAGGCTCAGCGGTCACCGGAACCGGACGACCGGACCGACGGTGAGGATTCGGCACAGGCCGACGCCCGAAGCGAGGTCGTCTCGCCCGAGGAGCTTCCGAGCGACCAGGAGGGAAGCGAACGGCCACCGAACCACGGTCGCGTCGTCAGCGAACCGTCAGGCGAGGAGCAGTCGCTCGAGGACCTCCGCGAGGAACTCAACGACCAGTTCGAGAGCATCAAGATCGTCAGCCCCGGCCAGTACGAACTCAACCTGATGGAGCTGTACGACCGCGAGGAGTACATCGTCTCGCTCCAGGAAGACGGCCGGTACGTGATCAACGTTCCCGACTCCTGGCGCGACGGGTCCGAGTAA
- a CDS encoding DUF2073 domain-containing protein, with the protein MPEATNADDGKGADGVQIDLISGERMNGLTSMEKIRMILDGVHDGNIVILEEGLSPDEESKLIEVTMAEISPDEFNGIEIETYPKSSTRDSSLLGRIMGTDESANKLTVIGPANQIETLHKDETLISALVSRN; encoded by the coding sequence ATGCCAGAAGCAACGAACGCAGACGACGGGAAAGGCGCCGACGGCGTCCAGATCGACCTGATCAGCGGCGAGCGAATGAACGGGCTGACGAGCATGGAGAAGATCCGGATGATCCTCGACGGCGTCCACGACGGTAACATCGTGATCCTCGAGGAGGGGCTCTCTCCCGACGAGGAGAGCAAACTCATCGAGGTGACGATGGCGGAGATCAGCCCCGACGAGTTCAACGGGATCGAAATCGAGACCTACCCGAAATCCAGCACGCGCGACTCCTCGCTGCTCGGACGGATCATGGGAACCGACGAGTCGGCGAACAAACTCACGGTGATCGGGCCGGCGAACCAGATCGAAACCCTCCACAAGGACGAAACACTCATCAGCGCTCTCGTCTCCCGCAACTAA
- a CDS encoding Era-like GTP-binding protein, whose translation MGLFTGLKDSISRVTDRLFSEQEPKRIGIYGPPNAGKTTLANRIARDWTGDAIGTESHVPHETRRARRKENVEIERNGKSVTIDIVDTPGVTTKVDYEEFTDEMDKEDAIRRSREATEGVAEAMHWLREDVDGVIYVLDSAEDPITQVNTMLIGIIESRDLPVLIFANKIDLEESSIKRIEDAFPQHKTVPLSAKEGKNMDEVYENIAEYFG comes from the coding sequence ATGGGATTGTTTACAGGACTCAAAGACAGCATCTCTCGCGTTACGGATCGCCTGTTCTCCGAACAGGAGCCAAAGCGGATCGGCATCTACGGCCCGCCCAACGCAGGGAAGACGACGCTTGCGAACCGCATCGCCCGCGACTGGACCGGTGACGCGATCGGGACCGAAAGCCACGTTCCACACGAAACGCGCCGCGCCCGCCGCAAGGAGAACGTCGAAATCGAGCGCAACGGCAAGTCGGTGACGATCGACATCGTCGACACCCCCGGCGTCACGACCAAAGTCGACTACGAGGAGTTCACCGACGAGATGGACAAGGAGGACGCGATCCGTCGCTCGCGGGAGGCGACCGAGGGCGTCGCCGAGGCGATGCACTGGCTGCGCGAGGACGTCGACGGCGTTATCTACGTCCTCGACAGCGCGGAGGACCCGATCACGCAGGTCAACACGATGTTGATCGGCATCATCGAGTCCCGCGATCTCCCGGTTCTCATCTTCGCGAACAAGATCGACCTCGAGGAGTCGAGCATCAAGCGGATCGAAGACGCGTTCCCACAGCACAAGACGGTCCCGCTGTCGGCGAAAGAGGGAAAGAACATGGACGAAGTGTACGAAAATATCGCGGAGTACTTCGGGTGA
- a CDS encoding Cdc6/Cdc18 family protein, whose translation MSDDELESGQTSDSGAARGFATDFGESDLSEEESNQGLFDDLLSGEPIFENKEVLRPSYTPHELPHRSDQINKMATILVAALRGETPSNILIYGKTGTGKTASAKFVSKELESTSQKYSVPCDVEYINCEVTDTQYRVLAQLANKFIEENEAMIDERIASLESLLESLEADTPAVADEGDSPVETEGSATTSRRSEAGATNEADETPAGDSTETDDPAAEPHPLAETPFDSAEEVKARIESLAADRESFEEVPMTGWPTDRVYSVFFDAVDYSERVVVIMLDEIDKLVEKSGDDTLYNLSRMNSELENSRVSIIGISNDLKFTDFLDPRVKSSLGEEEIVFPPYDANQLRDILQHRSEVAFKEGALSDDVIPLCAAFAAQEHGDARRALDLLRTAGELAERSQSETIVEDHVRQAQDKIELDRVVEVVRTLPTQSKLVLFSIILLEKNGVHSINTGEVFNIYKRLCEEIDADVLTQRRVTDLISELDMLGIVNAVVVSKGRYGRTKEISLSVPIEETEVVLLSDSRLSDIDDVQPFVQARFEN comes from the coding sequence ATGTCTGACGATGAACTCGAGTCGGGGCAAACCTCCGACTCCGGCGCCGCTCGCGGGTTTGCAACGGACTTCGGGGAGAGCGACCTCTCCGAGGAGGAGTCGAACCAGGGACTGTTCGACGACCTGCTCAGCGGGGAACCGATCTTCGAGAACAAGGAAGTGCTCCGGCCGTCGTACACGCCCCACGAGCTGCCCCATCGCAGCGACCAGATCAACAAGATGGCGACGATCCTGGTCGCCGCGCTCCGAGGCGAGACGCCGTCGAACATCCTGATCTACGGGAAGACGGGAACCGGCAAGACCGCGAGCGCGAAGTTCGTGAGCAAGGAACTAGAAAGCACCTCCCAGAAGTACAGCGTCCCGTGCGACGTCGAGTACATCAACTGCGAGGTGACCGACACCCAGTACCGGGTGCTGGCACAGCTCGCCAACAAGTTCATCGAGGAGAACGAGGCGATGATCGACGAGCGGATCGCCTCCCTCGAGTCGCTCCTCGAGTCCCTCGAGGCCGACACACCGGCGGTCGCCGACGAGGGCGACTCTCCAGTCGAAACGGAGGGGTCTGCGACCACCTCCCGGCGTTCCGAAGCGGGCGCGACGAACGAAGCGGACGAGACGCCGGCGGGCGATTCGACGGAGACGGACGACCCGGCGGCGGAACCCCACCCGCTCGCGGAGACGCCGTTCGATTCGGCCGAGGAGGTCAAAGCCCGGATCGAGTCGCTCGCGGCCGACCGCGAGAGCTTCGAGGAGGTTCCGATGACGGGCTGGCCGACCGACCGGGTGTACAGCGTCTTCTTTGACGCGGTCGACTACTCCGAGCGGGTGGTCGTCATTATGCTCGACGAGATCGACAAACTGGTCGAGAAGAGCGGCGACGACACCCTGTACAACCTCTCGCGGATGAACTCCGAACTCGAGAACTCGCGGGTGTCGATCATCGGCATCTCGAACGACCTCAAGTTCACCGATTTCCTCGACCCGCGCGTGAAGTCGAGCCTGGGCGAGGAGGAGATCGTCTTCCCGCCGTACGACGCGAACCAGCTCCGGGACATCCTCCAGCACCGCTCCGAAGTCGCGTTCAAGGAGGGCGCGCTCTCGGATGACGTGATCCCGCTGTGTGCCGCCTTCGCCGCCCAGGAACACGGCGACGCACGGCGCGCACTCGATCTGCTGCGAACGGCGGGCGAACTCGCAGAGCGCAGCCAGTCCGAGACCATCGTCGAGGACCACGTTCGACAGGCCCAGGACAAGATCGAACTCGATCGGGTCGTCGAAGTGGTGCGGACCCTCCCCACCCAGAGCAAGCTCGTCCTGTTTTCGATCATCCTCCTCGAGAAAAACGGCGTCCACAGCATCAACACCGGCGAGGTGTTCAACATCTACAAACGCCTCTGCGAGGAGATCGACGCCGACGTCCTCACGCAGCGGCGGGTCACGGACCTCATCAGCGAACTCGACATGCTGGGGATCGTCAACGCAGTCGTCGTCTCGAAAGGCCGGTACGGCCGAACCAAGGAGATCAGCCTCTCGGTACCGATCGAGGAGACGGAGGTCGTCTTGCTCTCCGACTCGCGGCTCTCGGATATCGACGACGTCCAGCCGTTCGTCCAGGCACGCTTCGAAAACTGA
- a CDS encoding S26 family signal peptidase, producing the protein MSGPGPGDDDERYDRDSEEIDAEDTDAAPAAGSGDALDSTAAASSDHTEDGATREGREGSRSAPPPAASSTDEVTIEDDGVVRWFLKSDDGTVVAVRDVLSSIAVVALIGLILFAVSGIWPPLVAVESGSMEPNMERGDLIFITADDRFVGDDAVDGTGVVTLESGEQNGYDKFGEYGDVIVFAPNGNEFETPIIHRAHFWVEEGDDWVEMANPDYVEATNCDQIQTCPAEHDGFITKGDNNPGYDQDPLSRGAPTDVVQSEWVTGKGMFRIPWLGYVRLTFDELLAGMLIDSPTLPEGTSTGPSSVPVGLVGLASAVAVVGGRRSGHW; encoded by the coding sequence ATGAGCGGCCCCGGCCCCGGCGATGACGACGAGCGATACGACCGAGATTCCGAGGAGATCGACGCCGAGGACACTGACGCGGCTCCCGCGGCCGGGTCCGGGGACGCGCTCGACTCGACCGCGGCCGCCTCGAGCGATCACACGGAAGACGGCGCGACGCGCGAGGGACGCGAGGGCTCGAGGTCGGCGCCGCCGCCGGCCGCGAGTTCGACCGACGAGGTCACGATCGAGGACGACGGCGTCGTCCGCTGGTTCCTGAAATCGGACGACGGAACGGTCGTCGCCGTCCGCGACGTGTTGAGCAGCATCGCGGTGGTCGCACTCATCGGATTGATCCTCTTCGCGGTCAGCGGGATCTGGCCGCCGCTGGTCGCCGTCGAGAGCGGCAGCATGGAGCCGAACATGGAGCGCGGCGACCTGATCTTCATCACCGCCGACGACCGCTTCGTCGGCGACGACGCCGTCGACGGCACCGGCGTGGTCACGCTCGAGAGCGGCGAGCAGAACGGCTACGACAAGTTCGGCGAGTACGGCGACGTGATCGTCTTCGCGCCGAACGGGAACGAGTTCGAGACGCCGATCATCCATCGCGCGCACTTCTGGGTCGAGGAGGGCGACGACTGGGTCGAGATGGCGAACCCTGACTACGTCGAGGCGACGAACTGCGATCAGATCCAGACCTGTCCGGCCGAACACGACGGCTTCATCACGAAAGGGGACAACAATCCGGGCTACGATCAGGACCCGCTCTCGCGCGGCGCCCCGACCGACGTCGTCCAGTCCGAGTGGGTCACCGGGAAGGGGATGTTCCGCATCCCGTGGCTCGGCTACGTCCGACTCACGTTCGACGAGCTCCTCGCAGGGATGCTCATCGACTCGCCGACGCTGCCAGAGGGAACGAGCACCGGACCGTCGAGCGTCCCCGTCGGCCTCGTCGGCCTCGCCAGCGCCGTCGCCGTGGTCGGCGGTCGTCGCTCCGGGCACTGGTAG
- a CDS encoding DNA-directed DNA polymerase II small subunit, with translation MPLEGPARIVSELTSRGYNVEREAVTLIASADDPARALERVVDAAPAETLVVTTDHVRSVLSTAEPAADPTAADGAGAATGRSPTPSSTDSDPFVSTGEPDRNPTDDGGSAPVETKGSSTGFERTSDPTLRSLEIANDMTGESTGTGEYRDFVTVFRDRLERLGSKLRGRVNHRPATAIQSMPGGAEAGMVGLVNDVRSTASGHWLVELEDATGTFPWLVMKDREYADLVGELLCDEVLAMEGTLSDDAGIAFTDAMYFPDVPRTHEPSTADRHVQAALISDVHVGSQEFMRDAWNAFTDWLHTETAQHVEYLLIAGDMVEGVGVYPNQDEELDVVDIYEQYEVFNEYLKQVPGDMEIVMIPGNHDAVRLAEPQPGFDEELRSIMSAHDARIVSNPSTVTLEGVSVLMYHGVSLDEVIAELPEEKASYDEPHKAMYHLLKKRHVAPQFGGHTRLAPEERDYLVIEDVPDIFHTGHVHKLGFGKYHNVLAINSGCWQSQTDFQKSVNIDPDSGYAPIVDLDTLDVTVQKFS, from the coding sequence GTGCCACTCGAGGGGCCCGCACGGATCGTCAGCGAACTCACGAGCCGCGGCTACAACGTCGAGCGTGAGGCCGTGACCCTCATCGCGTCGGCGGACGACCCCGCGCGCGCACTCGAGCGCGTCGTCGACGCTGCGCCGGCGGAAACGCTCGTGGTGACGACCGACCACGTCCGGTCGGTGCTCTCGACGGCTGAGCCGGCGGCGGACCCGACCGCAGCCGACGGTGCCGGCGCTGCTACCGGGAGGTCCCCAACACCGTCTTCCACCGATTCAGACCCCTTCGTTTCGACTGGAGAACCGGATCGGAATCCCACGGACGACGGCGGGTCCGCTCCAGTCGAAACGAAGGGGTCTTCGACGGGGTTCGAACGCACCAGTGATCCGACCCTGCGCTCGCTCGAGATCGCGAACGACATGACCGGCGAGAGCACGGGAACCGGGGAGTACAGGGACTTCGTGACGGTGTTTCGCGATCGCCTCGAGCGCCTCGGATCGAAGCTCCGGGGCCGGGTGAACCACCGGCCCGCGACGGCGATCCAGAGCATGCCCGGCGGTGCGGAGGCGGGAATGGTCGGGCTGGTCAACGACGTCCGTTCGACGGCCAGCGGCCACTGGCTGGTCGAACTCGAGGACGCCACCGGCACCTTCCCGTGGTTGGTGATGAAAGACCGCGAGTACGCGGACCTCGTCGGCGAACTGCTCTGCGACGAGGTGCTGGCGATGGAGGGAACGCTGTCGGACGACGCGGGGATCGCGTTCACGGACGCGATGTACTTCCCCGACGTTCCCCGGACCCACGAGCCCTCGACCGCGGATCGCCACGTTCAGGCCGCGCTCATCAGCGACGTTCACGTCGGCAGCCAGGAGTTCATGCGCGACGCCTGGAACGCGTTCACCGACTGGCTCCACACCGAAACCGCCCAGCACGTCGAGTACCTGCTGATCGCGGGCGACATGGTCGAGGGCGTCGGCGTCTACCCCAACCAGGACGAGGAGCTCGACGTCGTCGACATCTACGAGCAGTACGAGGTGTTCAACGAGTATCTGAAACAGGTTCCCGGCGACATGGAGATCGTGATGATCCCGGGGAACCACGACGCGGTCCGACTCGCAGAACCCCAGCCGGGGTTCGACGAGGAGCTCCGGTCGATCATGTCCGCCCACGACGCCCGCATCGTGAGCAACCCCTCGACGGTGACCCTCGAGGGCGTCTCGGTGCTCATGTACCACGGCGTCTCCCTCGACGAGGTCATCGCGGAGCTTCCCGAGGAGAAAGCCAGCTACGACGAACCTCACAAGGCGATGTACCACCTGCTGAAAAAGCGCCACGTCGCCCCGCAGTTCGGCGGCCACACCAGACTCGCACCCGAGGAACGCGACTACCTCGTCATCGAGGACGTGCCGGACATCTTCCACACCGGTCACGTTCACAAACTCGGCTTCGGCAAGTACCACAACGTGCTCGCGATCAACTCCGGCTGCTGGCAGTCCCAGACCGACTTCCAGAAGAGCGTCAACATCGACCCCGACTCGGGATACGCCCCGATCGTCGACCTCGATACGCTCGACGTAACCGTCCAGAAGTTCAGCTAG
- a CDS encoding aspartate kinase has product MRVVAKFGGTSLGSGDRINRAADSITAAVEDGHEIAVVASAMGSTTDDLLEEITFEADEEDRAQIVSMGERTSVRMLKAALSARGVDATFLEPGSEGWPVVTDEYGEVDAEETRSRALAVADALDAEVPVITGFLAEGPDGSVTTLGRGGSDTTAVMLGKYMEADEVVIITDVEGVMTGDPHVVEGARNVGEISVDELRNLSFRGAEVVAPSALSYKDGGLDVRVVHYQHGDLLTGGTSIEGQFENLVDMRERPLACLTVAGRAIRNQPGVFQSLSAALGESNVNIDSVASGLDSVTFYVDDEEAERAENILHREVIAREELSSVTVDSPLAVIRVTGGELPNQPGIISTIVDPLTDARINVHDLITSATSVALFVDWRDRERTLELTQDLF; this is encoded by the coding sequence ATGCGCGTCGTAGCCAAGTTCGGCGGGACGAGTCTCGGCAGCGGCGATCGGATCAATCGCGCCGCGGACTCGATCACCGCCGCCGTCGAGGACGGCCACGAGATCGCCGTCGTCGCCAGCGCGATGGGTTCGACGACCGACGACTTACTCGAGGAGATCACCTTCGAGGCAGACGAGGAAGACCGTGCCCAGATCGTCAGCATGGGCGAGCGAACCAGCGTCCGGATGCTGAAAGCCGCTCTCTCGGCGCGGGGGGTCGACGCCACGTTTCTCGAACCCGGCAGCGAGGGCTGGCCGGTCGTCACCGACGAGTACGGCGAGGTCGACGCCGAAGAGACGCGAAGCCGGGCGCTAGCGGTCGCCGACGCGCTCGACGCGGAGGTGCCCGTGATCACGGGCTTTCTCGCGGAGGGCCCCGACGGCTCGGTAACGACGCTCGGCCGCGGCGGCTCCGATACGACCGCCGTGATGCTCGGAAAGTACATGGAAGCCGACGAGGTCGTCATCATCACCGACGTCGAGGGCGTGATGACCGGCGACCCCCACGTCGTCGAAGGTGCCCGGAACGTCGGCGAGATTTCCGTCGACGAGCTCCGAAACCTCTCGTTTCGCGGCGCCGAGGTCGTCGCTCCGTCGGCGCTGTCGTACAAGGACGGCGGCCTCGACGTCCGCGTCGTTCACTACCAGCACGGCGACCTGCTCACCGGCGGGACGAGCATCGAGGGGCAGTTCGAGAACCTGGTCGACATGCGCGAGCGGCCGCTGGCCTGTCTCACCGTCGCCGGCCGGGCGATCCGGAACCAACCCGGCGTCTTCCAGTCGCTGTCGGCCGCCCTCGGCGAGAGCAACGTCAACATCGATTCCGTCGCCAGCGGTCTCGACTCCGTGACGTTCTACGTCGACGACGAGGAGGCCGAACGCGCCGAGAACATCCTCCATCGCGAGGTCATCGCGCGCGAGGAACTCTCGAGCGTCACCGTCGACTCGCCGCTCGCGGTTATCCGCGTGACCGGCGGCGAACTGCCCAACCAGCCCGGCATCATCAGCACGATCGTCGACCCGCTCACGGACGCACGCATCAACGTCCACGACCTGATCACGAGCGCGACCAGCGTCGCGCTGTTCGTCGACTGGAGAGACCGCGAGCGCACGCTCGAGTTGACCCAGGACCTGTTCTGA
- a CDS encoding DUF1328 domain-containing protein, which yields MLELAIVFFVIAIIAGALGATGVAGVTMTIAKWLVLIFLVLAVVSLLL from the coding sequence ATGCTCGAGTTAGCAATCGTGTTCTTCGTGATCGCGATCATCGCCGGTGCACTCGGCGCAACGGGCGTCGCAGGCGTAACGATGACCATCGCCAAGTGGCTGGTCCTGATCTTCCTGGTGCTCGCGGTCGTGTCGCTGCTGCTGTGA
- a CDS encoding GNAT family N-acetyltransferase, whose product MYVRNATPADALEIRRILDAAMLEPGDVDVRIREGDVLVAVEGSPSNAGTTTDAADGRIVGAIVLEPGEEADHIAALAVRKRRRDRGIGTALVDAALDRRRRLTANFDERVRPFYESLEFAIEPIDDRRSRGVRSREE is encoded by the coding sequence ATGTACGTTCGCAACGCCACCCCCGCAGACGCCCTCGAGATCCGCCGAATCCTCGACGCGGCCATGCTCGAGCCCGGCGACGTCGACGTCCGAATCCGGGAGGGAGACGTTCTCGTCGCAGTGGAGGGCTCTCCGTCGAACGCGGGGACGACGACCGACGCGGCCGACGGACGGATCGTCGGCGCGATCGTCCTCGAGCCCGGCGAGGAGGCCGACCACATCGCGGCGCTCGCCGTCCGCAAGCGGCGACGGGACCGGGGTATCGGAACCGCGCTCGTCGACGCCGCCCTCGACCGCCGGCGTCGGCTCACCGCGAACTTCGACGAGCGCGTGCGGCCGTTCTACGAGTCCCTCGAGTTCGCCATCGAACCGATCGACGACCGCCGCAGCCGCGGCGTTCGGAGCCGCGAGGAGTGA
- a CDS encoding peroxiredoxin family protein, protein MTSTDVDFALPNVGPGPDPLRLSALAASVEPADPTTGAGVDPAYDAAVVLLQRDHYCGNCRRQVRAVADRYDEFRERRAEVVSIVPESRETVERWQASYDLPFPLCADPETVAGEAFDQPVRLGPLGRLSDLIGRMPVAVVLDLGAPEEVDVASVHRGSSRWDRPEIDELLAELEALE, encoded by the coding sequence ATGACCTCCACCGATGTCGACTTCGCACTCCCGAACGTCGGACCCGGGCCGGACCCGCTGCGGCTGTCGGCGCTCGCCGCCTCTGTCGAGCCGGCCGACCCCACGACGGGGGCGGGCGTCGACCCGGCCTACGACGCCGCGGTCGTGCTGTTACAGCGCGACCACTACTGCGGCAACTGCCGTCGGCAGGTCCGGGCCGTCGCCGACCGGTACGACGAGTTTCGCGAGCGGCGCGCGGAGGTCGTCTCGATCGTTCCAGAGTCCAGAGAGACCGTCGAGCGCTGGCAGGCGTCCTACGACCTCCCGTTCCCGCTGTGTGCCGACCCCGAAACCGTCGCCGGCGAGGCGTTCGACCAACCCGTTCGCCTGGGACCCCTGGGGCGACTCTCCGATCTTATCGGCCGGATGCCCGTCGCGGTGGTTCTCGACTTGGGCGCGCCCGAGGAGGTCGACGTCGCCTCCGTCCACCGCGGCAGTTCGCGCTGGGATCGCCCCGAAATCGACGAGTTGCTCGCCGAACTCGAGGCCCTCGAGTGA
- the samp2 gene encoding ubiquitin-like small modifier protein SAMP2 — protein sequence MRVTVDVKGDAVHEIDLAELPAAEPSYADLLAELELSPHEVSVLVDGRPVPEDQPVDAEEVTVLRLITGG from the coding sequence ATGCGCGTTACCGTCGACGTGAAGGGGGATGCGGTCCACGAGATCGACCTCGCGGAGCTCCCGGCCGCCGAGCCGAGCTACGCCGACCTGCTCGCCGAACTCGAGTTGAGTCCCCACGAGGTGAGCGTCCTGGTCGACGGTCGCCCCGTCCCCGAGGACCAGCCGGTCGACGCCGAGGAAGTTACCGTGCTCCGGTTGATCACGGGCGGGTGA
- a CDS encoding bactofilin family protein, giving the protein MGSRTRFLVVLLVLAVVLGSLPGIVAAQDRSGVGGTITVAEGETVDEVSAVAGDVFIEGTVTGDVSALAGNVHVAGEVGGDVSVATGNLEITGTVDGEVSAGAGNVVIAEGATIGALQAGAGNVVIDGEIAGDAAIGAETIALGESAAIAGDLRYDGALEGNTGAVAGDVTRDSTLGFDVAPTVQPLADWLFALYALVLNLLLGAVLLALFPSFTDRVADRVATDPVRSGLVGLLVLVGVPILLAAIAITVIGIPITIVGALAFALFVWIGIVYGRFAVAAWALSYADVDNRWLALVVGLVGGAVLAQIPYLGGLLNFVIFLLGLGALSMALYGHRRRVRESPSATGPEEPTVG; this is encoded by the coding sequence ATGGGTTCTAGAACGCGATTCCTCGTGGTACTCCTGGTGCTCGCGGTCGTCCTCGGCTCGCTGCCGGGGATCGTCGCCGCACAGGACCGCAGCGGCGTCGGCGGGACGATCACCGTGGCGGAGGGGGAAACGGTCGACGAGGTGAGCGCGGTCGCCGGTGACGTCTTCATCGAGGGGACGGTGACCGGTGACGTCAGCGCCCTCGCCGGCAACGTACACGTCGCCGGCGAGGTCGGCGGCGACGTCAGCGTCGCGACGGGCAACCTCGAGATCACCGGTACCGTCGACGGCGAGGTCTCCGCGGGCGCCGGCAACGTCGTAATCGCCGAGGGAGCGACGATCGGGGCGTTACAGGCCGGCGCCGGCAACGTCGTGATCGACGGCGAAATCGCGGGTGACGCGGCGATCGGCGCGGAGACGATTGCGCTCGGCGAGAGCGCCGCCATCGCGGGCGACCTGCGCTACGACGGGGCCCTCGAGGGCAACACCGGAGCCGTCGCCGGCGACGTGACCCGCGACTCGACGCTCGGCTTCGACGTCGCGCCGACGGTCCAGCCGCTGGCCGACTGGCTGTTCGCGCTGTACGCGCTCGTGCTGAACCTGCTGCTCGGTGCGGTGTTGCTCGCGCTGTTCCCGTCGTTCACCGACCGGGTCGCCGACCGCGTGGCGACCGATCCCGTTCGCTCGGGGCTCGTCGGCCTGCTGGTGCTCGTCGGGGTTCCGATCCTGCTGGCCGCGATCGCCATCACCGTGATCGGCATCCCCATCACGATCGTCGGCGCGCTCGCGTTCGCGCTGTTCGTCTGGATTGGGATCGTCTACGGCCGCTTCGCCGTCGCCGCCTGGGCGCTCTCCTACGCCGACGTCGACAACCGCTGGCTCGCGCTCGTCGTGGGTCTGGTCGGCGGTGCGGTCCTCGCACAGATCCCCTATCTCGGGGGCCTTCTGAACTTCGTGATCTTCCTGCTCGGGCTGGGTGCGCTCTCGATGGCGCTCTACGGCCACCGGCGGCGGGTCCGCGAGTCGCCCTCGGCGACTGGCCCGGAGGAGCCGACGGTCGGCTAG